One part of the Xiphophorus maculatus strain JP 163 A chromosome 1, X_maculatus-5.0-male, whole genome shotgun sequence genome encodes these proteins:
- the jph2 gene encoding junctophilin-2 → MSGGRFEFDDGGAYCGGWEGGKAHGHGICTGPKGQGEYSGSWNYGFEVVGVYTWPSGNTYEGYWSQGKRHGLGVETKGHWIYRGEWTHGFKGRYGVRVSVGSGAKYEGTWNNGLQDGYGTETYADGGTYQGQFTGGMRHGYGVRQSVPYGMAAVVRSPLRTSLTSLRSEHSNGTVLQQDVPVITTTNASGEETPVATPTQLGPSRGGFALTLQVDPEAVKPKKKGLFRRGSLLGKLKKSESSTSLSSQKSKISFLRTESALSSNASDTNSTISGDESLAGAEDFPPVEADIDATTTEVYMGEWKNDKRSGYGISERSSGLKYEGEWLNNQRHGYGCTTFAEGGKEEGKYMNNMLVKAMKKRVIQLKGTKIKQKVERAVEGAQRAAAIAKQKAEIAASRTSHAKGKSDGAEQAAQASNSESSIARLVAKELSPSFYQPGPEYLKKRVLLEAVEDQENPDTEIHEPLLAEEEPLLADEEPLPTPPESPILNELASLMPGSSPARTPSPSPAIINKEDPKLLGPKGRNEDKSMKGSSTKGSLKPSSAPGSRATTPSVSAAAPASAAPEEGAASSSRQPSRSPSRLSNKIEQGSDLEIKPLQKFDSEVKPADVPPVTDAPEMNSLISPDEEEEEAPLPSASVPPKAVTPEPKAPEVKTERAPSVHERPPSTSEKKRPSREGSRPGSRAETRPLPKRQQSPAPPPKRQPSPAPSPKRQQSPAPPPKRQPSPAPSPKRQLSPSPSPKRQPSPSPSPKRQPSPAPPPKAAANHEPKTVSKPAEPKAIIAKPLVKSLMTRKMAESSDLEGPNTIMVCMVILLNIGLAILFVHILS, encoded by the exons ATGAGTGGAGGTCGCTTCGAGTTTGATGATGGCGGGGCTTACTGCGGAGGCTGGGAGGGGGGCAAAGCCCACGGCCACGGCATCTGCACCGGACCCAAAGGCCAGGGCGAGTACTCGGGCTCCTGGAACTACGGCTTCGAGGTGGTCGGGGTCTACACCTGGCCCAGCGGGAACACCTACGAAGGCTACTGGTCGCAGGGTAAGCGCCACGGACTGGGAGTGGAAACCAAAGGACACTGGATTTACCGAGGGGAATGGACTCACGGCTTCAAAGGGAGGTACGGGGTCCGGGTCAGCGTGGGCAGCGGAGCCAAGTACGAAGGAACCTGGAACAACGGCCTTCAGGATGGATACGGGACGGAAACATACGCAGATGGAG GTACCTACCAGGGTCAGTTCACTGGTGGGATGCGCCATGGCTACGGTGTTCGGCAAAGCGTACCCTATGGCATGGCAGCAGTCGTGCGTTCCCCTCTTCGTACTTCATTAACTTCACTTCGCAGTGAGCACAGCAACGGCACCGTTCTACAGCAGGATGTCCCGGTCATCACCACCACCAATGCTTCGGGAGAAGAGACGCCTGTCGCCACCCCTACCCAGCTGGGACCATCCCGCGGAGGCTTTGCTCTCACCCTCCAGGTGGATCCGGAGGCTGTGAAGCCCAAGAAGAAGGGCCTGTTCCGAAGAGGCTCCCTGCTGGGTAAGCTGAAGAAATCCGAGTCAAGCACATCGCTGTCCAGCCAGAAGAGCAAGATCAGCTTCCTGAGGACAGAGTCCGCTCTGAGTTCCAACGCCAGCGACACAAACTCCACCATCAGTGGGGATGAGAGCCTGGCCGGAGCGGAGGATTTCCCCCCGGTGGAGGCTGACATTGACGCCACCACCACAGAGGTTTACATGGGCGAGTGGAAGAACGACAAGCGCTCAGGATACGGGATAAGCGAGAGATCCAGCGGCCTGAAGTACGAGGGCGAGTGGCTCAACAACCAGAGACACGGGTATGGCTGCACCACGTTTGCcgagggagggaaggaggaggGCAAGTACATGAACAACATGCTGGTGAAGGCCATGAAGAAGAGGGTGATCCAGCTCAAGGGAACCAAGATCAAGCAGAAGGTGGAGCGGGCGGTTGAGGGAGCGCAGAGGGCGGCAGCCATCGCcaaacagaaagcagagatCGCTGCTTCTAG GACATCCCATGCAAAGGGCAAGTCAGACGGCGCTGAACAGGCCGCCCAGGCCTCCAACAGTGAGTCCAGCATTGCCAGACTGGTTGCCAAAGAGCTGTCGCCTTCTTTCTATCAGCCAG gcCCTGAGTATCTAAAGAAAAGGGTTTTGCTGGAGGCTGTGGAAGACCAGGAGAACCCTGACACTGAAATACATGAGCCCCTGCTAGCAGAAGAGGAGCCTCTGCTAGCTGATGAAGAGCCCCTGCCCACACCACCAGAGAGCCCGATTCTGAATGAACTGGCCAGCCTCATGCCTGGCTCGTCCCCGGCCCGAACTCCCTCCCCGAGTCCGGCCATAATCAACAAGGAGGATCCCAAACTCCTTGGTCCAAAAGGCCGGAATGAAGATAAATCCATGAAAGGAAGTTCCACTAAGGGTAGCCTTAAACCCAGCAGTGCACCAGGTAGTCGTGCCACCACTCCTTCAGTGTCAGCTGCTGCACCTGCCTCGGCTGCACCTGAGGAGGGAGCGGCTTCCAGCAGTCGTCAACCATCACGCTCCCCGAGTCGTCTGAGTAACAAGATCGAGCAGGGCTCTGACTTGGAAATTAAACCACTTCAGAAATTTGACTCTGAGGTAAAACCTGCAGATGTCCCTCCAGTCACTGACGCTCCAGAAATGAATAGCCTCATCTCTccagatgaagaagaagaagaagctccTCTTCCATCTGCCAGTGTGCCTCCCAAAGCTGTGACCCCTGAACCCAAAGCCCCTGAAGTAAAAACCGAAAGAGCTCCGTCTGTCCACGAGCGGCCGCCGTCCACCTCTGAGAAGAAAAGGCCATCCAGGGAGGGAAGCAGGCctggcagcagagcagagacaaGACCATTACCAAAACGGCAACAGAGTCCAGCTCCGCCTCCAAAACGACAACCAAGTCCTGCTCCCTCTCCAAAACGGCAACAGAGTCCAGCTCCGCCTCCAAAGCGACAACCAAGTCCTGCTCCCTCTCCAAAACGACAACTGAGTCCATCTCCGTCTCCAAAACGACAACCGAGTCCGTCTCCGTCTCCAAAACGACAACCGAGTCCTGCTCCACCTCCAAAAGCTGCTGCTAATCATGAACCTAAAACAGTTTCAAAGCCGGCGGAACCCAAAGCCATAATTGCCAAGCCACTCGTAAAAAGCCTGATGACGAGAAAAATGGCAGAGTCTTCAGATCTGGAG GGCCCAAACACCATCATGGTGTGTATGGTGATCCTGCTAAACATCGGCCTGGCCATACTCTtcgttcacattttgtcatga